In Pseudomonas fakonensis, one DNA window encodes the following:
- a CDS encoding DUF3313 domain-containing protein: protein MKQLPRATLLCAALLALVACSSNRVDPKDYSGFLKDYSRLKPAESVSGAPVMRWIDPDIKASQYTKVFIEPSQFYPKPQPTEVISAQTLQDITRYFNEAMRRELGSVLTLVKAPGPDTIVVRPAITAVSTSTQGLKPYEVIPIALVAAAVNTAAGGRDQDVDIAVEAAFLDGSSQKVLAQVVRKGSGKELENDTQKLTLNDVKPVLDGWASDMRRSFVSLQQKAKK, encoded by the coding sequence ATGAAGCAACTGCCTCGCGCCACCCTGCTGTGTGCTGCCCTGCTGGCCCTGGTCGCCTGTTCCAGCAACCGTGTCGACCCCAAGGACTACTCAGGCTTTCTCAAGGACTACAGCCGCCTGAAGCCGGCCGAAAGCGTCTCCGGTGCGCCGGTGATGCGCTGGATCGACCCGGACATCAAGGCCAGCCAGTACACCAAGGTATTCATCGAGCCGAGCCAGTTCTACCCCAAGCCGCAACCCACCGAGGTGATCTCGGCGCAAACCCTGCAGGACATTACCCGCTACTTCAACGAAGCCATGCGCCGCGAGCTGGGTAGCGTGCTGACGCTGGTCAAGGCGCCCGGCCCGGACACCATCGTGGTACGCCCGGCCATCACCGCGGTGTCCACCAGTACGCAGGGGCTAAAACCCTACGAGGTAATCCCGATCGCCCTGGTGGCTGCCGCAGTGAACACCGCCGCCGGAGGGCGCGACCAGGACGTGGATATCGCCGTCGAAGCGGCATTCCTCGACGGCAGCAGCCAGAAGGTCCTGGCCCAGGTGGTGCGCAAAGGCAGCGGCAAGGAGCTGGAGAACGACACCCAGAAGCTGACCCTGAACGATGTCAAACCGGTGCTTGACGGCTGGGCCAGCGACATGCGCCGCAGTTTCGTGAGCCTGCAACAGAAAGCGAAAAAGTGA